One genomic segment of Vibrio quintilis includes these proteins:
- a CDS encoding AI-2E family transporter, translating to MFQMLTRWYNKRFSDPEAVSLIAILLFGFLIIYFMGGLITPLLVAIVLAYLLEWPVVKFVRFGVPRALSVIIVIAIFTSLMLVAVFGLIPVIWQQVTHLTNDIPNMYTELQERINAIFLKYPELANFEIVESIVNNAKNQVIGFGESIVKSSLSSLMSIATLAVYLVLVPLLIFFLLKDKQQLLDGAGKILPKNRKLAQKVWIEMNEQISNYIHGKVLEIFIVGIVSYVAFAILDLRYSVLLAVAVGFSVLIPYIGAFVVTVPVAIVGVFQWGLTPSFYWLLGVYGIIQALDGNILVPVLFSEAVNLHPIAIIVAVLVFGGLWGFWGVFFAIPLATLVKAVWSALSAGDEVSAPAG from the coding sequence ATGTTCCAAATGTTAACTCGTTGGTATAACAAGCGGTTTTCTGATCCCGAAGCGGTCAGTCTGATTGCAATATTGCTGTTTGGTTTTCTGATTATTTACTTCATGGGCGGTCTTATAACCCCGCTTTTGGTTGCGATTGTCCTGGCTTATTTGCTGGAGTGGCCGGTCGTGAAATTTGTCCGGTTTGGTGTTCCAAGAGCACTCAGTGTTATCATTGTCATCGCGATCTTTACAAGTTTAATGTTAGTCGCTGTCTTCGGACTGATTCCGGTGATTTGGCAGCAGGTAACTCACCTGACAAATGATATTCCAAATATGTATACCGAGCTACAGGAGCGAATCAATGCCATATTTTTGAAATACCCTGAATTAGCTAATTTTGAAATTGTAGAATCAATTGTCAATAATGCAAAAAATCAGGTGATTGGCTTTGGTGAAAGTATCGTCAAAAGCTCTTTATCTTCTTTAATGAGTATTGCGACCCTGGCTGTTTATCTGGTTTTAGTACCGTTATTGATTTTCTTCCTTTTAAAAGATAAGCAGCAATTATTAGATGGCGCCGGAAAAATATTGCCCAAAAACCGTAAGCTTGCTCAGAAAGTCTGGATAGAAATGAATGAGCAGATTTCAAATTACATTCATGGTAAGGTTTTGGAAATATTCATCGTTGGGATTGTCAGTTATGTTGCCTTTGCAATTCTTGATCTGAGATATTCTGTTTTATTAGCCGTGGCTGTCGGATTTTCGGTTCTTATTCCATATATTGGTGCTTTTGTGGTGACTGTACCTGTTGCAATTGTTGGTGTATTTCAGTGGGGATTAACACCATCCTTTTATTGGTTGTTAGGGGTATATGGCATTATTCAGGCTTTAGACGGAAATATATTGGTCCCGGTTTTATTCTCAGAAGCCGTGAACTTACATCCAATTGCGATCATTGTTGCGGTACTTGTTTTTGGTGGACTATGGGGTTTTTGGGGGGTTTTCTTTGCGATTCCCTTAGCCACCTTAGTGAAGGCTGTATGGAGTGCATTGTCGGCAGGTGACGAGGTTTCAGCTCCTGCCGGATAA
- the arsC gene encoding arsenate reductase (glutaredoxin) (This arsenate reductase requires both glutathione and glutaredoxin to convert arsenate to arsenite, after which the efflux transporter formed by ArsA and ArsB can extrude the arsenite from the cell, providing resistance.): MSVIIYHNPKCSKSRETMVLLGSRGIEPTVIKYLDTGMTVEQLKTLYEQLELDSVRKMMRTKEALYKELNLKDPTLSDDALFQAMADHPKLIERPIVVTNGKARHGRPPEKVLEIL; this comes from the coding sequence ATGTCCGTCATTATTTATCACAACCCGAAGTGCTCTAAAAGCCGGGAAACTATGGTTTTACTGGGTTCCAGAGGCATTGAGCCAACTGTTATCAAATATCTTGATACCGGAATGACTGTTGAACAGCTCAAAACACTCTATGAACAGTTAGAACTGGACTCAGTGAGAAAAATGATGAGAACAAAAGAAGCCTTATATAAGGAACTTAATCTCAAAGATCCGACACTCAGTGATGACGCACTTTTTCAGGCAATGGCAGACCACCCGAAACTGATCGAACGGCCTATCGTTGTTACAAATGGAAAAGCACGCCATGGACGTCCACCTGAAAAAGTGCTCGAAATTCTATGA
- a CDS encoding DUF2066 domain-containing protein produces MRSLAFLSLISLAFSCFATTHVDIYHAEVAVNEKVSDEMARIQGMQSVVVRATGDRNSVKNAVIEKALSQNSQYLSQIGYKQKEKQKILKMVFSEKQIGALLTQAQLPFWPTQRETILVWFVEDKDFQRSIVWENISNEQVNRLKRLSEDRGLPVEIPVGDFDDITGIDPADVWGNFLQPISRASQRYHPDAVLVIRAHQDSFRWSLYDQAPDEMMNFASVPVTGSASGENALDTLVDQLTHYYTNKNAVVVHSKSSLSVKVSVTGVSRATSFFSLESALKQLSSVASVDILGIQGDKVSYLIHLLTSRKEFEQEMMAVSLIEKDQRDDDTAIPSEPEDTPDASGETPPPPAGDSDIKPVENTAPAGEVSELYYHWKQ; encoded by the coding sequence ATGCGCTCTCTCGCTTTTTTAAGTCTTATCTCATTGGCTTTTTCGTGCTTTGCGACAACTCATGTAGATATTTATCACGCAGAAGTTGCTGTGAATGAAAAAGTATCAGATGAAATGGCCCGTATTCAGGGAATGCAGTCGGTTGTCGTACGGGCAACCGGAGACAGGAACTCGGTGAAAAATGCTGTGATAGAGAAAGCTCTGTCACAGAATAGCCAGTATTTATCCCAGATTGGATATAAGCAGAAAGAAAAACAAAAAATACTGAAGATGGTGTTCAGTGAGAAGCAAATTGGTGCTTTGCTGACTCAGGCACAATTACCTTTCTGGCCAACACAAAGAGAAACTATCTTAGTCTGGTTTGTTGAAGATAAAGACTTTCAGCGTTCTATTGTCTGGGAAAATATCTCTAACGAACAAGTGAACAGGTTAAAGCGATTATCTGAAGACCGGGGACTTCCGGTTGAGATTCCGGTTGGTGACTTTGATGATATTACCGGAATCGACCCTGCCGATGTCTGGGGAAACTTTCTTCAGCCGATAAGCCGGGCCAGTCAGCGTTATCATCCGGATGCGGTGCTGGTTATCCGGGCACATCAGGATAGTTTCAGATGGTCGCTTTATGATCAGGCTCCGGATGAAATGATGAATTTTGCTTCTGTACCGGTGACTGGATCAGCCTCAGGAGAAAATGCCCTGGACACGTTAGTGGATCAGCTGACGCATTACTACACAAATAAGAATGCAGTGGTTGTTCATAGTAAGTCTTCACTATCAGTAAAAGTTTCAGTGACAGGCGTTTCCCGGGCAACGTCATTTTTCTCTTTGGAGAGTGCTCTTAAGCAGCTGAGTTCAGTCGCTTCTGTTGATATTTTAGGGATTCAGGGAGACAAAGTTTCCTATCTGATTCATTTACTGACGAGCCGGAAAGAATTTGAGCAAGAGATGATGGCAGTTTCACTCATCGAAAAAGACCAGCGTGATGATGACACCGCAATACCGTCAGAACCGGAAGATACACCTGATGCTTCAGGTGAAACTCCGCCACCGCCAGCTGGTGACAGCGACATTAAACCTGTGGAGAATACGGCTCCTGCGGGCGAAGTCTCTGAGCTGTATTATCACTGGAAACAGTAA
- the bepA gene encoding beta-barrel assembly-enhancing protease: MISQPIRSLISIALTASLCCIPPVLADSRKLPEIGTVAGTTLTIAQEKQYGDAYMRVLRSHQPVINDPVLNQYINTLGHKLVANADNVKTPFTFFLIRKREINAFAFFGGYVALHSGLFLHTRSESELASVMSHEIAHITQRHLARSMEAEAKRSPATIAALVGSLLLTIAAPEAGIAAMTATQAGSVQQRINYTRENEKEADRFGIETLAKSGFDPYAMPRFFGKLAAEYQYASKPPAMLLTHPLPESRITDSRERAQQYSHVNKKPSLAYQLARIRVIVRFTGIKAEAASDWIQRHRPKHKSEISPAFDYGQALIFLDEGKLDKAEAILTRLLKSSPKNHFYLDAMSDVYIDQNQPEKAVHLLEKLLAESPHNQVLAINDANALIKAKKYKDATQILHRYTHDFPHDPNGWNLLSKASALSDDEPEDLAARAEILALKANWDQAIQYYTQASQLSKLGSLQQARYDARIDQLIAQREQFLALQE; encoded by the coding sequence ATGATCTCGCAACCTATCCGCTCACTCATCAGTATTGCTTTGACAGCCTCACTCTGCTGTATTCCCCCCGTTTTGGCGGATTCACGGAAACTCCCGGAAATCGGAACAGTGGCAGGGACCACACTGACTATTGCGCAGGAAAAGCAATATGGTGATGCTTATATGCGTGTGCTGAGAAGTCATCAGCCGGTGATCAATGATCCGGTACTCAACCAATACATCAATACCCTTGGTCATAAGCTTGTTGCAAATGCTGACAATGTGAAGACACCTTTTACCTTTTTCCTGATCCGTAAACGGGAAATCAATGCATTTGCCTTTTTTGGCGGCTATGTAGCCCTTCATTCCGGGCTGTTTTTACACACACGTTCCGAGAGCGAGCTGGCTTCAGTGATGTCCCATGAAATCGCTCATATTACCCAACGACACTTAGCCAGAAGTATGGAAGCGGAAGCAAAACGCTCTCCGGCAACTATTGCTGCATTAGTCGGCTCACTCTTACTGACAATCGCAGCACCGGAGGCTGGCATCGCAGCGATGACAGCAACTCAGGCTGGCAGTGTACAACAGCGGATCAACTATACGCGGGAAAATGAAAAAGAAGCCGACCGCTTCGGGATTGAAACATTAGCGAAATCCGGGTTTGATCCTTATGCGATGCCACGCTTCTTTGGCAAACTTGCTGCTGAATATCAATATGCCAGCAAACCGCCGGCTATGTTACTCACCCACCCGCTGCCGGAAAGCCGGATTACAGATAGCCGGGAACGGGCACAGCAATACTCTCATGTGAATAAAAAACCTTCTCTGGCCTATCAGCTGGCCAGAATCAGAGTGATCGTCCGCTTTACCGGCATCAAAGCAGAAGCAGCATCAGACTGGATTCAAAGACACAGGCCAAAACATAAATCTGAAATCAGCCCGGCATTTGATTATGGTCAGGCGCTGATTTTTCTGGATGAAGGCAAACTGGATAAAGCTGAAGCAATTCTGACCCGGTTACTCAAGTCTTCACCCAAAAATCATTTCTATCTGGATGCTATGTCGGATGTGTACATCGATCAAAACCAACCTGAAAAAGCAGTCCATCTTCTGGAGAAGTTACTCGCAGAATCACCACATAATCAGGTATTGGCGATCAATGATGCGAACGCCCTGATAAAAGCCAAAAAGTATAAGGATGCAACTCAGATTCTGCACCGCTATACCCATGATTTTCCACATGATCCCAACGGCTGGAACTTACTCTCGAAAGCCAGTGCACTTTCGGATGATGAACCGGAAGATTTAGCTGCCAGAGCGGAAATTCTGGCTCTGAAAGCCAATTGGGATCAGGCAATTCAGTATTATACTCAAGCCAGCCAGCTCTCAAAATTAGGGAGCTTACAGCAGGCACGTTACGATGCCAGAATTGATCAATTGATTGCACAAAGAGAACAATTTCTCGCATTACAAGAATAA
- a CDS encoding methyl-accepting chemotaxis protein produces the protein MRFSHKIVAASSLLLIATVMFLSVHQMRTVRESIESIVFSSMGELVTGVKNTVESEMSAKKRLAKVFAQTIELNADDKNYVKKILEKPGLKGSFVGVGIGYATDGSMVENDDNWSPSADYDPRVRPWYLEAKKKRDVIVTDPYLDVASKTMIISLGSPIYTNGKFIGSMYYDLNMSKLSDLVNSVNLFDAGYLFIVAADGNTIAHPKRDFVGKKMQDYLPDISIKEGTQHVKLDGKSYIVNFTSVPSENWYIGAVVDESIAFAAVSDLRNSSLIYTILSVVISLVLLTFLIRYLMRPLGILNEAIQDIASGQGDLTKRLETDLDKEFEELAIGFNQFTEVLQSQISQSKAISRDIYHGVEAVASSADHVSSSMKEQVQEVDQLATAMNEMAASSSEVANNAQNAATAAKDADEATGEGVDVVSYTTSSINDLSDKIEQAVKEVENLESATANIETILEVINDIADQTNLLALNAAIEAARAGESGRGFAVVADEVRTLAQRTQESTTEIRSMIEKLQAGASSVSAAMLESKNKAGDAVEKSHLANDSLQKIRQAIQQINDMNMQIAAAAEEQSLVAEEINSNMVNIKDISERIGSSTEESRESTRQQVEKVHQQEQLLNKFIV, from the coding sequence ATGAGATTTAGCCACAAGATTGTAGCGGCATCGTCTTTGCTATTAATAGCAACCGTGATGTTTTTATCTGTACATCAAATGAGAACCGTAAGAGAAAGCATTGAATCCATCGTATTTAGCAGTATGGGAGAGCTGGTTACCGGTGTTAAGAATACGGTCGAATCAGAAATGTCAGCAAAGAAAAGGTTAGCGAAAGTATTTGCTCAAACGATCGAATTAAATGCTGATGATAAAAATTATGTGAAAAAAATACTGGAAAAACCAGGGCTGAAAGGCAGTTTTGTCGGGGTAGGGATTGGTTATGCGACCGATGGTTCAATGGTTGAAAATGATGATAACTGGAGTCCTTCCGCTGATTATGATCCAAGAGTTCGTCCTTGGTATCTGGAAGCGAAGAAAAAGCGGGATGTGATTGTGACTGACCCTTATCTTGATGTTGCCAGTAAGACGATGATCATTTCACTTGGTTCACCAATTTATACAAACGGGAAGTTTATCGGATCAATGTATTATGATCTGAACATGTCCAAATTATCTGATTTGGTCAACTCGGTGAATTTGTTTGATGCCGGTTACCTTTTCATCGTTGCGGCGGACGGTAATACAATCGCGCACCCTAAAAGAGATTTCGTTGGCAAAAAAATGCAGGACTACCTTCCTGATATCTCAATTAAGGAAGGAACACAGCATGTGAAGCTGGATGGTAAATCATATATTGTTAATTTCACTTCAGTTCCCAGTGAAAACTGGTACATCGGTGCTGTTGTTGATGAATCCATTGCTTTTGCTGCTGTGTCCGATTTAAGAAACAGTTCGCTGATTTATACCATTTTGAGTGTGGTGATTAGTCTGGTTCTGCTGACCTTCCTGATTCGTTATCTGATGCGGCCTTTAGGCATTCTGAACGAGGCAATTCAGGATATTGCTTCCGGGCAGGGGGATTTAACCAAGCGCCTGGAGACTGATCTGGATAAAGAGTTTGAAGAGCTGGCCATTGGATTTAACCAGTTTACCGAAGTTTTACAGTCTCAGATTAGTCAGTCGAAAGCGATCAGCCGTGATATTTATCATGGTGTTGAAGCGGTTGCATCGAGTGCAGACCATGTTTCTTCTTCGATGAAAGAGCAGGTTCAGGAAGTTGATCAGCTTGCGACCGCAATGAATGAAATGGCTGCCAGTTCATCAGAAGTTGCGAATAATGCTCAAAATGCTGCGACAGCTGCGAAAGATGCAGATGAGGCGACAGGTGAAGGTGTTGATGTGGTCAGCTATACAACATCATCGATTAATGACCTCTCGGATAAGATTGAGCAGGCTGTGAAAGAAGTTGAGAATCTGGAATCAGCCACTGCGAATATTGAAACCATTCTGGAAGTGATTAATGATATTGCCGATCAAACCAATCTGCTGGCACTGAATGCTGCAATTGAAGCGGCAAGAGCAGGGGAATCCGGCAGAGGTTTTGCTGTTGTTGCCGATGAAGTCAGAACGCTGGCACAAAGAACACAAGAGTCGACGACGGAAATTCGTTCGATGATTGAAAAGCTTCAGGCGGGCGCGTCGTCTGTATCTGCTGCCATGCTTGAAAGTAAAAATAAGGCGGGAGACGCGGTTGAAAAGTCTCATCTGGCAAATGATTCTTTGCAAAAAATTCGTCAGGCCATTCAACAAATCAATGATATGAATATGCAAATTGCCGCTGCAGCTGAAGAGCAAAGTCTTGTTGCTGAGGAAATTAACAGCAATATGGTGAATATTAAAGACATCAGCGAGCGGATTGGCTCCTCAACAGAAGAAAGCCGTGAATCAACCCGACAGCAGGTTGAAAAAGTTCATCAACAAGAGCAATTGCTGAATAAGTTTATTGTTTAA
- the wrbA gene encoding NAD(P)H:quinone oxidoreductase, whose translation MNVRVLVLYYSRHGSTLALARHIARGINTVPQCEAVMRTVPEITPSSTSSTETDPYITLDELKSCDALAMGSPVWFGNMAAPLKNFWDNTSSLWISGDLIDKPGCVFTSSSSMHGGQESTLLSMQLPLLHHGMLLVGIPYSEPALHTTSEGGTPYGASHYSQNATRLSQDEQHLAQKLGSRLAALALRLKA comes from the coding sequence ATGAATGTCAGGGTACTGGTTCTTTACTACAGCCGCCATGGTTCGACACTCGCACTTGCCAGACATATCGCACGGGGGATTAATACCGTCCCTCAGTGCGAAGCTGTCATGAGAACCGTTCCGGAGATAACACCCTCGTCCACCTCTTCGACGGAAACTGACCCTTATATCACGCTTGATGAATTGAAATCTTGTGATGCGCTGGCGATGGGAAGTCCGGTCTGGTTTGGCAATATGGCCGCACCACTCAAAAATTTTTGGGACAATACCAGCTCACTATGGATAAGCGGTGACTTAATCGATAAGCCCGGCTGTGTGTTTACATCGTCTTCATCCATGCACGGCGGGCAGGAAAGTACGCTGTTGAGTATGCAACTGCCGCTGCTCCATCACGGGATGTTGCTTGTCGGGATTCCATACAGTGAGCCTGCACTTCACACAACCAGTGAAGGAGGCACACCCTATGGTGCCAGCCACTATAGCCAGAATGCCACCCGCCTCAGTCAGGATGAACAACACCTGGCACAAAAGTTAGGCAGCCGGTTAGCTGCCCTGGCACTTCGTCTGAAAGCATAA
- a CDS encoding methyl-accepting chemotaxis protein has translation MKFSHKIVMISSLLLIGTVLILSVHQLKTVQNSFNSLINNSMNELLTSMKQTVMTEMSGKKTLAKSITESIQLDPANQAYVDKMLNTARLKSTFITIGLGYQNQGELVQNDEAWDVPEDYDPRLRPWYQKVKNTGHLIVTDPYVDFKFKKIVVSIATPVFSHGQFIGGMYYDLDLSGLSDIVSSVHLLDSGHLFVVSQSGQTIAHPDENNIGKKLNEYLPGIRLKEGMQEVNIEGTDYMVDLIYIPDEHWYIGAVIDKSIAFQTVSKLRSNSLIYIISGVIVGLILLTFLIKKFMHPLDTLNLAIRDIASGEGDLTRRLDTNSDQEFAELAIGFNQFTESLHGQICDCKNISRDIRTGINQVMESATESADFMHSQMQEVDQLATAMNEMAASASEVANNAQQAAVAAREADDVAGGGAGVVGLTTTSIFRLSEHIEQAAEDVKNLEMATANIEMVLEVINNIAEQTNLLALNAAIEAARAGGSGRGFAVVADEVRTLAQRTQDSTTEIRTMIEKLQSGTVSVSAAMKESQIAAAEAVDKSQAANESLQKIQMAVQQINDMNIQIASAAEEQSLVAEEINGNMIKIKEISGQVSDVANDMNEVTRLQVNKIHQQDNILAQFIV, from the coding sequence ATGAAATTTAGTCACAAAATTGTGATGATATCATCTTTGTTACTTATCGGAACCGTATTAATTCTTTCCGTCCATCAGTTGAAAACGGTTCAGAACAGTTTTAATTCACTGATTAACAACAGTATGAATGAACTATTAACAAGTATGAAGCAAACGGTGATGACTGAAATGTCCGGAAAGAAGACGCTGGCAAAGTCTATCACCGAATCCATTCAACTCGACCCTGCTAACCAGGCATATGTCGATAAGATGCTGAATACTGCCCGGTTGAAATCAACATTTATTACGATCGGTTTAGGTTACCAAAATCAGGGAGAGCTGGTACAAAATGATGAAGCATGGGATGTGCCGGAGGATTATGACCCGAGGCTCAGGCCATGGTATCAGAAAGTTAAAAATACGGGTCATCTGATTGTGACCGACCCTTATGTTGATTTTAAATTCAAAAAAATAGTGGTATCGATAGCGACACCGGTTTTCAGCCATGGGCAGTTTATCGGCGGTATGTATTATGACCTTGATTTATCGGGACTATCTGACATTGTGAGTTCTGTTCATTTACTGGACTCAGGTCATCTGTTTGTTGTCAGTCAGTCCGGGCAGACCATTGCTCATCCGGATGAAAATAATATCGGCAAAAAATTAAATGAGTATCTGCCCGGTATCCGTCTGAAAGAAGGCATGCAGGAAGTCAATATTGAGGGGACGGATTACATGGTTGATTTAATCTATATTCCTGATGAGCATTGGTACATTGGTGCTGTAATTGATAAATCAATTGCTTTTCAGACGGTGAGCAAACTGAGAAGTAACTCCTTGATTTATATTATTTCCGGTGTGATCGTTGGTTTGATTTTACTGACATTTTTAATTAAGAAATTCATGCACCCGCTGGATACATTAAATCTGGCGATCCGGGATATCGCCTCAGGTGAAGGTGATTTAACAAGGCGTCTTGATACAAATTCAGATCAGGAATTTGCTGAGCTTGCGATTGGTTTTAACCAGTTTACGGAATCACTACATGGCCAGATATGTGACTGTAAAAATATTAGCCGTGATATTCGCACTGGGATAAATCAAGTCATGGAGAGTGCGACAGAATCTGCAGATTTTATGCATTCTCAAATGCAGGAAGTCGATCAGTTAGCAACAGCGATGAATGAAATGGCAGCGAGTGCGTCCGAAGTTGCAAACAACGCGCAGCAAGCGGCTGTTGCTGCCCGGGAAGCTGATGATGTAGCCGGTGGTGGCGCCGGGGTGGTTGGGCTGACAACCACGTCTATTTTCAGGTTATCTGAACATATTGAACAGGCAGCAGAAGATGTAAAAAATCTTGAAATGGCGACAGCAAATATCGAGATGGTACTGGAAGTGATTAACAATATTGCGGAACAAACGAACTTACTGGCCTTAAATGCTGCTATCGAAGCGGCCAGAGCTGGTGGTTCCGGGCGGGGGTTTGCTGTAGTGGCCGATGAAGTCAGAACACTGGCTCAAAGAACGCAGGACTCAACAACCGAGATTCGGACTATGATTGAGAAGCTTCAGTCCGGCACGGTTTCTGTATCCGCTGCGATGAAAGAAAGTCAGATTGCAGCGGCAGAGGCTGTAGATAAATCACAGGCTGCAAATGAGTCATTACAGAAAATTCAAATGGCGGTTCAGCAAATTAATGATATGAATATTCAAATTGCTTCGGCAGCGGAAGAGCAGAGCTTAGTGGCCGAAGAAATTAATGGCAATATGATCAAGATAAAAGAAATTAGTGGTCAGGTATCAGATGTTGCCAACGATATGAATGAAGTAACCAGGCTTCAGGTTAACAAGATTCATCAGCAAGATAATATTCTGGCACAATTTATTGTTTGA